The following proteins are encoded in a genomic region of Nicotiana sylvestris chromosome 4, ASM39365v2, whole genome shotgun sequence:
- the LOC104230733 gene encoding protein BRASSINAZOLE-RESISTANT 1 — protein sequence MMWEGGGSPATSSAGGGGAGGAMGSSSSGRRKPSWRERENNRRRERRRRAIAAKIYAGLRAQGNYNLPKHCDNNEVLKALCAEAGWIVEPDGTTYRKGCSRPTPMEIGGTSANITPSSSRHPSPPSSYFASPIPSYQPSPTSSSFPSPSRGDANMSSHPFAFLHSSIPSSLPPLRISNSAPVTPPLSSPTRLPKQTFNLETLARESMSALNIPFFAASAPTSPTRGQRFTPATIPECDESDSSTIDSGQWMSFQKYATNGVPTSPTFNLIKPAAQRIPSNDMIIDKGKSVEFDFENVSVKAAWEGEKIHEVGLDDLELTLGSGSGRM from the exons ATGATGTGGGAAGGTGGAGGGTCGCCGGCGACATCATCTGCCGGCGGCGGTGGAGCTGGAGGGGCGATGGGAAGTAGTAGTAGTGGGAGGAGGAAGCCATCTTGGAGAGAAAGAGAGAATAATAGGAGAAGAGAGAGGAGGAGAAGAGCAATAGCAGCTAAAATATATGCAGGATTAAGAGCACAAGGGAATTATAATTTGCCTAAACACTGTGATAATAATGAAGTTCTTAAAGCTCTTTGTGCTGAAGCTGGTTGGATCGTTGAACCTGATGGCACTACTTATCGCAAg GGATGCAGCAGGCCAACTCCAATGGAAATTGGAGGCACTTCAGCCAACATTACACCAAGTTCTTCACGACATCCAAGTCCTCCGTCTTCATACTTCGCTAGCCCAATTCCATCTTATCAACCCAGTCCAACGTCCTCGTCTTTCCCAAGTCCATCTCGTGGTGATGCTAACATGTCGTCCCATCCTTTTGCATTTCTCCATAGTTCCATTCCGTCATCACTACCTCCACTACGAATATCAAACAGTGCCCCTGTAACACCACCTCTTTCATCACCTACTAGACTCCCTAAGCAGACGTTTAATTTGGAAACTTTGGCCAGAGAATCAATGTCTGCTTTAAATATCCCTTTCTTTGCTGCTTCTGCCCCAACAAGTCCAACTCGGGGTCAGCGATTCACTCCTGCCACTATACCAGAATGCGACGAATCTGATTCGTCCACTATTGATTCTGGCCAGTGGATGAGCTTTCAAAAGTATGCAACCAATGGTGTCCCTACTTCTCCGACTTTTAATCTTATTAAACCTGCAGCTCAGAGAATCCCTTCTAATGATATGATCATCGATAAGGGTAAGAGCGTAGAGTTTGACTTTGAGAATGTATCAGTGAAGGCGGCATGGGAAGGAGAAAAGATTCATGAGGTTGGTTTAGATGATCTGGAGCTCACTCTCGGAAGTGGGAGCGGTCGCATGTGA
- the LOC104230741 gene encoding uncharacterized protein: MSSSPELRSPAKINGDTRKILGPGGNRVRDLEEQKRKKEGVKKPGRPKKSTVSQTVVRVRGNGSVDSSSSESSTIKAMNSKRGVERTDVKKPAKIVPEGVEAAELLSPLVPVPLKRCDWITPNSEPLYISFHDEEYGNPAYDDTKLYELLALSQALAEMTWPAILNKRHVFRKMFDNFDPSSLANVNEKKLRSLTESGKSLLSEPKIRAIIENAKQFQKIQQEFGSFSNYCWRFVNQKPIKSGFRYARQVPAKTPKSELMSKDLMKRGFLCVGPTVVYSFMQVAGIVNDHLITCFRYNECNNNNNGKQQSQTKLVKIDIQGDPAETTQFMTI; encoded by the exons ATGTCGTCTTCACCGGAGCTCCGGTCACCGGCCAAAATTAACGGTGATACGAGGAAAATACTTGGGCCGGGTGGAAATCGGGTCAGAGATTTAGAAGAGCAGAAGAGGAAAAAGGAAGGAGTTAAAAAACCCGGAAGGCCTAAGAAGTCAACAGTTTCACAGACTGTTGTGCGGGTACGGGGCAATGGGTCAGTTGATAGTTCTTCCTCGGAGTCGTCTACTATAAAAGCTATGAATTCAAAGAGAGGAGTTGAAAGGACTGATGTGAAAAAACCTGCTAAAATTGTTCCTGAAGGAGTTGAAGCAGCTGAGCTTTTGTCTCCTTTGGTTCCAGTTCCGCTTAAGCGTTGCGATTGGATAACACCGAACTCGG AACCCCTGTATATTTCTTTCCATGACGAAGAATATGGAAACCCAGCTTATGATGATACAAAGCTATATGAACTACTTGCCCTATCACAAGCATTGGCAGAAATGACCTGGCCTGCAATCCTTAATAAGAGACATGTATTCAG GAAGATGTTTGACAACTTTGATCCATCATCTCTTGCAAATGTTAATGAAAAAAAGTTGCGGTCGCTAACAGAAAGTGGAAAATCATTGCTATCTGAACCAAAGATACGTGCAATCATAGAGAACGCAAAGCAGTTCCAGAAG ATTCAGCAGGAGTTTGGTTCCTTTAGCAACTATTGCTGGCGCTTTGTAAATCAAAAGCCAATAAAAAGTGGATTTCGCTACGCGCGTCAAGTACCGGCTAAAACACCAAAATCAGAACTTATGAGTAAGGACTTGATGAAAAGAGGCTTTCTTTGCGTGGGACCAACAGTTGTGTATTCATTCATGCAAGTTGCGGGTATAGTTAATGATCATCTCATTACATGCTTCAGATACAATGAatgtaacaacaacaataatggcAAACAGCAGTCACAAACGAAGTTAGTAAAAATAGACATACAAGGGGACCCTGCTGAGACCACTCAATTCATGACCATTTGA